The Vespula vulgaris chromosome 22, iyVesVulg1.1, whole genome shotgun sequence genome window below encodes:
- the LOC127071663 gene encoding larval cuticle protein 65Ag1-like translates to MKMIIAFFAVLAVALARPQHQEEVVVVKETPSDNIGVGGYNYGYELSNGQHHQESAELRNAGTENEALAVSGSFGWVDPVTNQRYTVNYVADENGFHPQGEHLPS, encoded by the exons ATGAAGATG ATCATTGCCTTCTTCGCCGTTTTGGCTGTTGCCCTCGCTCGTCCGCAACATCAGGAGGAGGTAGTAGTCGTGAAAGAGACACCGTCAGACAACATCGGTGTTGGTGGTTACAACTATGGCTATGAACTCTCGAACGGTCAACATCATCAGGAATCCGCAGAATTAAGAAATGCTGGTACCGAAAATGAAGCTCTTGCCGTTAGTGGTAGTTTCGGTTGGGTCGACCCGGTCACCAACCAACGATACACCGTAAACTATGTTGCTGACGAAAACGGATTCCACCCGCAAGGCGAACACCTTCCTTCCTAA